One region of Triticum aestivum cultivar Chinese Spring chromosome 6B, IWGSC CS RefSeq v2.1, whole genome shotgun sequence genomic DNA includes:
- the LOC123140060 gene encoding uncharacterized protein isoform X1, translated as MQRTGTEPGSTHGLILDSPSQPDRTSYGVITKEENRRDYGRGPLVRLIPPSVLPALKRPKQQTSQLLVLGAISFSKSFSPLLRRRHTPAPPPSSFLVVVKGRRHPTGSDRLQQSTGASTSADLVLALEEYLPVILGMAKDGSELEDKIQFAWMNQEDDAEETALPSAWYEVLSVLHMMAMLRLSQANSLLLPKTSLEGYHTKVSEENKRASVEVFLKAAGHLECAMQHVLPRMSPEKRKGLPVDLSEGVLKATCMQALGQAIDVQLGLAIDSPKATLAVKRRLACEMVKCWQQAHESIADIPLLDGWGEKHRLFVKWKHMEAKAAAYYYHGLILDEGNTEKSHRAAVAALQSAEESLRESRAVCEAFHTASPFSRSPTLWGSMKYLHDKIHKDSNCKVRINKDLYSNADRTHETVPALPDFAVALQPEEYRLPRTDAASAND; from the exons ATGCAACGCACTGGAACTGAACCTGGATCGACCCATGGTCTTATCCTCGATTCACCATCGCAACCAGATCGAACCAGTTACGGAGTGATAACCAAAGAAGAAAACCGCAGGGATTATGGGAGGGGCCCGCTGGTCAGACTCATCCCTCCATCAGTTCTCCCTGCTTTAAAAAGGCCAAAGCAACAAACCTCCCAGCTGTTGGTGTTGGGCGCCATTTCCTTTTCCAAGAGCTTCTCTCCCCTGCTTCGCCGGCGACACACGCCTGCTCCTCCGCCGTCTTCATTCCTCGTCGTCGTCAAGGGCCGGCGGCATCCGACCGGCAGTGATCGATTACAACAGTCGACAG GGGCGTCCACGTCTGCTGATCTTGTGCTGGCCTTGGAAGAGTATCTGCCAGTCATTCTAGGGATGGCAAAAGATG GCAGCGAGCTGGAGGACAAGATACAGTTTGCATGGATGAACCAAGAAGATGATGCAGAG GAAACAGCGTTGCCCAGCGCCTGGTACGAGGTGCTCTCGGTGCTGCACATGATGGCCATGCTCCGTCTATCCCAGGCAAACTCCCTGCTCCTGCCAAAGACGTCTCTCGAGGGATACCACACCAAAGTATCCGAAG agaacaaGCGCGCATCAGTCGAGGTGTTCCTCAAGGCGGCCGGGCACCTGGAGTGCGCCATGCAGCATGTTCTTCCCAGGATGTCGCCCGAAAAGAG GAAAGGTCTTCCCGTGGACCTGTCTGAAGGGGTCCTGAAAGCTACCTGCATGCAAGCACTCGGTCAG GCAATTGATGTTCAACTTGGGTTGGCAATTGACAGTCCAAAGGCTACCCTGGCTGTCAAAAGGAGGCTGGCATGTGAGATGGTTAAGTGCTGGCAGCAG GCACATGAAAGCATCGCGGACATACCTCTGCTCGACGGCTGGGGCGAAAAGCACAGGCTCTTTGTCAAGTGGAAGCACATGGAAGCAAAA GCTGCGGCATACTACTACCACGGGCTGATCCTCGACGAGGGCAACACCGAGAAGTCTCACCGGGCGGCTGTGGCAGCGCTGCAGTCCGCAGAGGAGTCCCTGAGGGAGAGCAGGGCCGTCTGCGAGGCCTTCCACACCGCATCCCCCTTTTCAAG GAGCCCGACCCTATGGGGATCGATGAAGTACCTCCACGACAAGATCCACAAGGACTCCAACTGCAAGGTTCGCATCAACAAGGACCTCTACAGCAATGCTGACAGGACACACGAGACGGTGCCGGCGCTGCCGGATTTCGCGGTGGCCCTCCAGCCGGAGGAGTACCGGCTTCCTCGCACAGACGCTGCTTCTGCAAATGACTAG
- the LOC123140060 gene encoding uncharacterized protein isoform X2: protein MGCFSSKPEDASVLIRRRPASIGEVAVFVPGLRVPEPLELPPPLADNLPRRLTERLAASRDRIANMAAREALAVTKPRRRAATQHGASTSADLVLALEEYLPVILGMAKDGSELEDKIQFAWMNQEDDAEETALPSAWYEVLSVLHMMAMLRLSQANSLLLPKTSLEGYHTKVSEENKRASVEVFLKAAGHLECAMQHVLPRMSPEKRKGLPVDLSEGVLKATCMQALGQAIDVQLGLAIDSPKATLAVKRRLACEMVKCWQQAHESIADIPLLDGWGEKHRLFVKWKHMEAKAAAYYYHGLILDEGNTEKSHRAAVAALQSAEESLRESRAVCEAFHTASPFSRSPTLWGSMKYLHDKIHKDSNCKVRINKDLYSNADRTHETVPALPDFAVALQPEEYRLPRTDAASAND, encoded by the exons ATGGGGTGCTTCAGCTCCAAGCCGGAGGATGCCAGCGTGCTGATCAGGAGGCGGCCTGCCAGCATCGGCGAGGTGGCCGTCTTCGTGCCGGGGCTGCGCGTCCCCGAGCCCCTCGAGCTGCCCCCGCCGCTCGCCGACAACCTCCCCAGGCGGCTCACCGAGCGGCTGGCCGCGTCAAGGGACCGCATCGCCAACATGGCCGCCCGCGAGGCGCTCGCCGTCACCAAGCCCCGCAGGCGCGCTGCCACACAGCATG GGGCGTCCACGTCTGCTGATCTTGTGCTGGCCTTGGAAGAGTATCTGCCAGTCATTCTAGGGATGGCAAAAGATG GCAGCGAGCTGGAGGACAAGATACAGTTTGCATGGATGAACCAAGAAGATGATGCAGAG GAAACAGCGTTGCCCAGCGCCTGGTACGAGGTGCTCTCGGTGCTGCACATGATGGCCATGCTCCGTCTATCCCAGGCAAACTCCCTGCTCCTGCCAAAGACGTCTCTCGAGGGATACCACACCAAAGTATCCGAAG agaacaaGCGCGCATCAGTCGAGGTGTTCCTCAAGGCGGCCGGGCACCTGGAGTGCGCCATGCAGCATGTTCTTCCCAGGATGTCGCCCGAAAAGAG GAAAGGTCTTCCCGTGGACCTGTCTGAAGGGGTCCTGAAAGCTACCTGCATGCAAGCACTCGGTCAG GCAATTGATGTTCAACTTGGGTTGGCAATTGACAGTCCAAAGGCTACCCTGGCTGTCAAAAGGAGGCTGGCATGTGAGATGGTTAAGTGCTGGCAGCAG GCACATGAAAGCATCGCGGACATACCTCTGCTCGACGGCTGGGGCGAAAAGCACAGGCTCTTTGTCAAGTGGAAGCACATGGAAGCAAAA GCTGCGGCATACTACTACCACGGGCTGATCCTCGACGAGGGCAACACCGAGAAGTCTCACCGGGCGGCTGTGGCAGCGCTGCAGTCCGCAGAGGAGTCCCTGAGGGAGAGCAGGGCCGTCTGCGAGGCCTTCCACACCGCATCCCCCTTTTCAAG GAGCCCGACCCTATGGGGATCGATGAAGTACCTCCACGACAAGATCCACAAGGACTCCAACTGCAAGGTTCGCATCAACAAGGACCTCTACAGCAATGCTGACAGGACACACGAGACGGTGCCGGCGCTGCCGGATTTCGCGGTGGCCCTCCAGCCGGAGGAGTACCGGCTTCCTCGCACAGACGCTGCTTCTGCAAATGACTAG
- the LOC123140061 gene encoding protein LAZY 1 isoform X1, translated as MSPFTCRKDLSCCGFSFATRAASAAATAALRSDCSMLLGWMHRKLRSNNDVFKEFNTTGGGACNCIAGLASQDHEYYDDDAFVANHPSPPVNADDLFTFGGSGLLTIGTLGFAAVNVPGEDDGHEDYDVDDEDCVDIDLDNIDGTIDEVDNGNVDDGALTPTFTFPQLESATAEKVMVSVEAIAEKDDIATTEDDLMLVSAELEKVLGGSDVPSARVSFAMGIDCPLQGFLLGSPVCSDTESWPEKRNSGGRRASLGELFMRTRFTEEKGALVAVQESEDGGEREEGKVVKGGDGGHKRTKKWRVKDEKGHGGDGVPANATAKSKFQKILKIFHRKVYPESTMLTKKNRKRGTPDNGGGGGATDESVPSPTPKKTRPRRLSFGCCCTKRSFSASPVDDGGEELNGDKSGHWIKTDADYLVLEL; from the exons ATGAGCCCCTTCACCTGCCGGAAGGACCTGTCTTGTTGCGGCTTCAGCTTCGCCACCCGAGCCGCCTctgccgctgccaccgccgccttGCGCTCCGACTGCTCAATG CTCCTGGGTTGGATGCACCGGAAGTTGCGAAGCAATAATGACGTCTTCAAAGAGTTCAACACCACCGGAG GTGGGGCCTGCAACTGCATCGCTGGACTAGCCTCGCAGGACCATGAGTACTACGATGATGATGCGTTCGTCGCCAACCATCCTTCACCGCCGGTCAACGCCGACGACCTCTTCACCTTCGGCGGCAGCGGCCTCCTTACCATTGGCACGCTAGGCTTCGCCGCTGTTAATGTCCCCGGAGAAGACGACGGCCACGAAGACTATGACGTCGATGATGAGGACTGCGTCGACATTGACCTTGACAACATCGATGGCACCATCGACGAAGTTGACAATGGCAATGTTGATGATGGCGCTCTCACACCTACCTTCACCTTCCCCCAGCTTGAGTCCGCCACTGCGGAGAAGGTGATGGTCAGCGTCGAGGCCATCGCGGAGAAAGATGACATTGCCACCACGGAGGACGACCTCATGCTGGTAAGCGCTGAGTTGGAGAAGGTCCTCGGGGGCAGCGACGTGCCGTCGGCGCGGGTAAGCTTCGCCATGGGCATCGATTGCCCACTGCAGGGCTTCCTACTTGGTTCCCCAGTGTGCAGCGACACTGAATCATGGCCAGAGAAGCGAAACAGTGGTGGACGTCGTGCCTCGCTCGGTGAGCTGTTCATGCGGACACGCTTCACGGAAGAGAAGGGCGCACTAGTCGCCGTCCAGGAGAGCGAGGATGGTGGGGAGAGGGAGGAAGGGAAAGTAGTGAAAGGCGGAGATGGCGGTCACAAAAGGACAAAGAAGTGGAGGGTGAAGGATGAGAAAGGCCATGGCGGCGACGGAGTGCCAGCCAATGCAACAGCCAAGAGCAAGTTTCAAAAG ATCCTGAAAATCTTCCACAGGAAAGTCTACCCTGAAAGCACTATGCTGACCAAGAAGAACCGCAAGCGGGGTACCCCAgacaacggcggcggtggcggtgccaCTGACGAGTCGGTGCCCTCACCGACTCCGAAGAAGACCAGGCCACGCAGGCTGAGCTTCGGCTGCTGCTGCACGAAGCGCTCCTTCAGCGCCTCCCCTGTTGACGACGGCGGTGAGGAGCTCAACGGCGACAAGAGCGGCCACTGGATCAAGACCGACGCAGACT ACCTGGTACTGGAATTATAG
- the LOC123140061 gene encoding protein LAZY 1 isoform X2: MTLLGWMHRKLRSNNDVFKEFNTTGGGACNCIAGLASQDHEYYDDDAFVANHPSPPVNADDLFTFGGSGLLTIGTLGFAAVNVPGEDDGHEDYDVDDEDCVDIDLDNIDGTIDEVDNGNVDDGALTPTFTFPQLESATAEKVMVSVEAIAEKDDIATTEDDLMLVSAELEKVLGGSDVPSARVSFAMGIDCPLQGFLLGSPVCSDTESWPEKRNSGGRRASLGELFMRTRFTEEKGALVAVQESEDGGEREEGKVVKGGDGGHKRTKKWRVKDEKGHGGDGVPANATAKSKFQKILKIFHRKVYPESTMLTKKNRKRGTPDNGGGGGATDESVPSPTPKKTRPRRLSFGCCCTKRSFSASPVDDGGEELNGDKSGHWIKTDADYLVLEL, translated from the exons ATGACG CTCCTGGGTTGGATGCACCGGAAGTTGCGAAGCAATAATGACGTCTTCAAAGAGTTCAACACCACCGGAG GTGGGGCCTGCAACTGCATCGCTGGACTAGCCTCGCAGGACCATGAGTACTACGATGATGATGCGTTCGTCGCCAACCATCCTTCACCGCCGGTCAACGCCGACGACCTCTTCACCTTCGGCGGCAGCGGCCTCCTTACCATTGGCACGCTAGGCTTCGCCGCTGTTAATGTCCCCGGAGAAGACGACGGCCACGAAGACTATGACGTCGATGATGAGGACTGCGTCGACATTGACCTTGACAACATCGATGGCACCATCGACGAAGTTGACAATGGCAATGTTGATGATGGCGCTCTCACACCTACCTTCACCTTCCCCCAGCTTGAGTCCGCCACTGCGGAGAAGGTGATGGTCAGCGTCGAGGCCATCGCGGAGAAAGATGACATTGCCACCACGGAGGACGACCTCATGCTGGTAAGCGCTGAGTTGGAGAAGGTCCTCGGGGGCAGCGACGTGCCGTCGGCGCGGGTAAGCTTCGCCATGGGCATCGATTGCCCACTGCAGGGCTTCCTACTTGGTTCCCCAGTGTGCAGCGACACTGAATCATGGCCAGAGAAGCGAAACAGTGGTGGACGTCGTGCCTCGCTCGGTGAGCTGTTCATGCGGACACGCTTCACGGAAGAGAAGGGCGCACTAGTCGCCGTCCAGGAGAGCGAGGATGGTGGGGAGAGGGAGGAAGGGAAAGTAGTGAAAGGCGGAGATGGCGGTCACAAAAGGACAAAGAAGTGGAGGGTGAAGGATGAGAAAGGCCATGGCGGCGACGGAGTGCCAGCCAATGCAACAGCCAAGAGCAAGTTTCAAAAG ATCCTGAAAATCTTCCACAGGAAAGTCTACCCTGAAAGCACTATGCTGACCAAGAAGAACCGCAAGCGGGGTACCCCAgacaacggcggcggtggcggtgccaCTGACGAGTCGGTGCCCTCACCGACTCCGAAGAAGACCAGGCCACGCAGGCTGAGCTTCGGCTGCTGCTGCACGAAGCGCTCCTTCAGCGCCTCCCCTGTTGACGACGGCGGTGAGGAGCTCAACGGCGACAAGAGCGGCCACTGGATCAAGACCGACGCAGACT ACCTGGTACTGGAATTATAG